From the genome of Nicotiana sylvestris chromosome 2, ASM39365v2, whole genome shotgun sequence, one region includes:
- the LOC104243859 gene encoding low-temperature-induced cysteine proteinase-like isoform X1 produces the protein MGNTQGTYHFLFLFLILAALSSQVYCVSSDFPILDRPNELLSEERIFQLFQEWKQKHGKLYNNEKEEEMRLEKFRRNVKYIVEKNSKRKSDSDHLVGLTNFADMSNEEFRQVHTSKIKIPFDKRKTIQMKNAEKKPTPVYCDAPPSRDWRKYGAVTEVKDQHLCGACWAFSACGAMEGINAIVTGELISLSVQQLIDCDNSTNLGCYGGYMDPAFEWVMNNGGIDSDSDYPYTVSQGACNITKVNQKVVTIDGYRDVPQEESALLCAVAQQPVSVGIDGASADFQLYRGGIYDGSCSSNPDDLSHGVLIVGYGSAGDDDYWIIKNSWGTSWGMEGYGYIRRNTDLPYGVCAINSLASYPTKELASAPSPYPSPAVPPPPSPSPPPPQPPSPKPSECGNLYYCPEDQTCCCELEFFGICVIQSCCPHKNGVCCDGSEFCCPTEYPICDVYEGLCLKRVRDTLGVAAKKRRMAKYKLPWSTSTKETEELDQTLKWKRNHVAPVL, from the exons ATGGGAAATACACAAGGAACCTatcatttcctttttcttttcctgatCTTAGCTGCTTTATCATCTCAAGTTTATTGTGTTTCTAGTGATTTCCCAATATTAGACAGACCGAATGAGTTGCTTTCAGAAGAAAGAATTTTCCAACTTTTCCAAGAATGGAAACAGAAGCATGGGAAACTTTACAACaatgaaaaagaggaagaaaTGAGATTGGAGAAGTTCAGAAGGAATGTGAAGTATATAGTAGAAAAgaactcaaagaggaagtcagaTTCAGACCATTTGGTTGGTTTGACCAACTTTGCCGATATGAGCAATGAAGAATTCAGGCAAGTTCATACTTCAAAGATTAAGATACCATTTGACAAGAGAAAGACTATTCAGATGAAGAATGCGGAAAAAAAACCAACtccagtttattgtgatgctccTCCTTCAAGGGATTGGAGGAAATATGGGGCTGTCACTGAGGTCAAGGACCAACACCTCTGCG GAGCTTGCTGGGCATTTTCAGCATGTGGAGCGATGGAGGGAATAAATGCAATAGTTACTGGTGAACTTATTAGCCTTTCTGTCCAACAACTTATCGATTGTGATAATTCCACCAATTTGGGCTGTTACGGTGGATATATGGACCCTGCTTTTGAATGGGTGATGAACAATGGTGGCATTGATTCAGATTCTGATTATCCATACACTGTCTCTCAAGGCGCATGCAATATCACCAAG GTGAACCAAAAGGTTGTAACAATTGATGGATACCGAGATGTTCCACAGGAGGAAAGTGCCCTTCTTTGTGCTGTTGCTCAACAGCCTGTTAGTGTGGGCATCGATGGAGCGAGTGCTGATTTTCAATTATACAGAGGG GGAATCTACGATGGAAGTTGCTCTAGTAATCCAGATGACTTAAGCCATGGAGTATTAATAGTAGGATATGGTTCTGCAGGAGATGATGACTATTGGATTATCAAGAACTCATGGGGTACATCATGGGGAATGGAGGGGTATGGATATATAAGAAGAAACACTGATTTGCCTTATGGTGTTTGTGCCATTAATTCATTGGCTTCATATCCAACGAAGGAACTGGCTTCTGCACCATCTCCTTATCCATCTCCAGCCGTTCCACCACCTCCCTCGCCATCCCCTCCACCTCCTCAACCGCCTTCTCCAAAACCAAGTGAATGTGGAAACTTGTATTATTGTCCAGAAGATCAAACATGCTGCTGTGAGTTGGAGTTCTTTGGAATTTGCGTCATTCAAAGCTGCTGTCCTCACAAAAATGGTGTTTGTTGTGATGGATCAGAATTCTGCTGCCCAACTGAATATCCCATTTGTGATGTTTATGAAGGCCTCTGCCTCAAG AGGGTTAGAGACACTCTGGGAGTGGCAGCAAAGAAGAGAAGAATGGCCAAATACAAGTTACCATGGAGTACAAGCACTAAAGAAACAGAGGAGTTGGACCAAACACTGAAATGGAAGAGGAATCATGTCGCGCCAGTGCTCTGA
- the LOC104243859 gene encoding low-temperature-induced cysteine proteinase-like isoform X2 — MRLEKFRRNVKYIVEKNSKRKSDSDHLVGLTNFADMSNEEFRQVHTSKIKIPFDKRKTIQMKNAEKKPTPVYCDAPPSRDWRKYGAVTEVKDQHLCGACWAFSACGAMEGINAIVTGELISLSVQQLIDCDNSTNLGCYGGYMDPAFEWVMNNGGIDSDSDYPYTVSQGACNITKVNQKVVTIDGYRDVPQEESALLCAVAQQPVSVGIDGASADFQLYRGGIYDGSCSSNPDDLSHGVLIVGYGSAGDDDYWIIKNSWGTSWGMEGYGYIRRNTDLPYGVCAINSLASYPTKELASAPSPYPSPAVPPPPSPSPPPPQPPSPKPSECGNLYYCPEDQTCCCELEFFGICVIQSCCPHKNGVCCDGSEFCCPTEYPICDVYEGLCLKRVRDTLGVAAKKRRMAKYKLPWSTSTKETEELDQTLKWKRNHVAPVL, encoded by the exons aTGAGATTGGAGAAGTTCAGAAGGAATGTGAAGTATATAGTAGAAAAgaactcaaagaggaagtcagaTTCAGACCATTTGGTTGGTTTGACCAACTTTGCCGATATGAGCAATGAAGAATTCAGGCAAGTTCATACTTCAAAGATTAAGATACCATTTGACAAGAGAAAGACTATTCAGATGAAGAATGCGGAAAAAAAACCAACtccagtttattgtgatgctccTCCTTCAAGGGATTGGAGGAAATATGGGGCTGTCACTGAGGTCAAGGACCAACACCTCTGCG GAGCTTGCTGGGCATTTTCAGCATGTGGAGCGATGGAGGGAATAAATGCAATAGTTACTGGTGAACTTATTAGCCTTTCTGTCCAACAACTTATCGATTGTGATAATTCCACCAATTTGGGCTGTTACGGTGGATATATGGACCCTGCTTTTGAATGGGTGATGAACAATGGTGGCATTGATTCAGATTCTGATTATCCATACACTGTCTCTCAAGGCGCATGCAATATCACCAAG GTGAACCAAAAGGTTGTAACAATTGATGGATACCGAGATGTTCCACAGGAGGAAAGTGCCCTTCTTTGTGCTGTTGCTCAACAGCCTGTTAGTGTGGGCATCGATGGAGCGAGTGCTGATTTTCAATTATACAGAGGG GGAATCTACGATGGAAGTTGCTCTAGTAATCCAGATGACTTAAGCCATGGAGTATTAATAGTAGGATATGGTTCTGCAGGAGATGATGACTATTGGATTATCAAGAACTCATGGGGTACATCATGGGGAATGGAGGGGTATGGATATATAAGAAGAAACACTGATTTGCCTTATGGTGTTTGTGCCATTAATTCATTGGCTTCATATCCAACGAAGGAACTGGCTTCTGCACCATCTCCTTATCCATCTCCAGCCGTTCCACCACCTCCCTCGCCATCCCCTCCACCTCCTCAACCGCCTTCTCCAAAACCAAGTGAATGTGGAAACTTGTATTATTGTCCAGAAGATCAAACATGCTGCTGTGAGTTGGAGTTCTTTGGAATTTGCGTCATTCAAAGCTGCTGTCCTCACAAAAATGGTGTTTGTTGTGATGGATCAGAATTCTGCTGCCCAACTGAATATCCCATTTGTGATGTTTATGAAGGCCTCTGCCTCAAG AGGGTTAGAGACACTCTGGGAGTGGCAGCAAAGAAGAGAAGAATGGCCAAATACAAGTTACCATGGAGTACAAGCACTAAAGAAACAGAGGAGTTGGACCAAACACTGAAATGGAAGAGGAATCATGTCGCGCCAGTGCTCTGA
- the LOC104243867 gene encoding low-temperature-induced cysteine proteinase-like encodes MGSTQIPYRHFLLFPLFLILAALYSQVSAFTTDFPILDRPTEFLSEERVFQIFQEWKQKHGKFYKNEKEEEMRLEIFKTNVKYIVGKNSKRKPDSDHLVGLTKFADMSNEEFRQVHTSKIKIPFNKRKTIQMRSVEIKPSTTSCDVPPSKDWRKHGAVTEVKDQDRCGACWAFSACGAMEGLNAIVTGELISLSEQELINCDNSYNTGCDGGLMDPAFEWVMNNGGIDSEADYPYSASQGRCNYDKVNHKVVTIDGYQDVPEDENALLCAVAQQPVSVGIDGSSLDFQLYRGGIYDGECSSNSDDLSHAVLIVGYGSKGDDDYWIIKNSWGTTWGMEGYAYIRRNTYLPYGVCAINSLASYPTKEASSAPSPYPSPAVPPPPPPPPPPPPPPPPPPSPKPSECGDFYYCPEDQTCCCELHFFGICFIQGCCPYENGVCCHGSEFCCPANYPICDVYEGLCLKDYRDNIGVAARKKRMAKHKLPWRANTEATEERDQTLKWKRNHVAAMR; translated from the exons ATGGGAAGCACACAGATTCCCTATCGACACTTCCTTCTTTTCCCACTTTTCTTGATCTTAGCTGCATTATACTCTCAAGTTTCTGCTTTTACTACAGATTTTCCAATACTAGACAGACCAACTGAGTTTCTTTCAGAAGAAAGAGTATTCCAAATTTTCCAAGAATGGAAACAGAAGCATGGGAAATTTTACAAGaatgagaaagaagaagaaatgaggTTGGAGATTTTTAAAACGAATGTGAAATATATAGTGGGGAAAAACTCCAAGAGGAAGCCAGATTCAGACCATTTGGTTGGTCTGACCAAGTTTGCTGATATGAGCAATGAGGAGTTTAGGCAAGTTCATACTTCAAAGATTAAGATACCCTTTAACAAGAGAAAGACTATTCAAATGAGGAGTGTGGAGATAAAGCCTTCAACAACTTCTTGTGATGTTCCTCCATCAAAGGATTGGAGAAAACATGGGGCTGTCACTGAGGTCAAGGATCAAGATCGATGTG GAGCTTGCTGGGCATTCTCGGCGTGTGGAGCAATGGAGGGACTAAATGCGATTGTCACTGGTGAACTTATTAGCCTTTCTGAACAAGAACTTATCAATTGTGACAACTCATACAATACTGGTTGCGATGGTGGACTTATGGACCCTGCTTTTGAATGGGTGATGAACAATGGTGGCATTGATTCAGAAGCTGATTATCCATACAGTGCCTCTCAAGGCCGTTGCAATTATGACAAG GTGAACCATAAGGTTGTAACAATTGATGGATACCAAGATGTTCCAGAGGACGAGAATGCCCTTCTTTGTGCTGTTGCACAACAACCTGTTAGTGTAGGCATTGACGGAAGCAGCCTGGATTTTCAACTTTATAGAGGG GGAATCTATGATGGAGAATGCTCTAGCAATTCAGATGACTTATCCCATGCAGTACTAATAGTAGGATATGGTTCTAAAGGAGATGATGACTATTGGATAATCAAGAACTCATGGGGTACAACATGGGGAATGGAGGGGTATGCATACATAAGAAGGAACACTTATTTGCCATATGGGGTTTGTGCCATTAATTCGTTGGCTTCATATCCAACAAAAGAAGCGTCTTCAGCACCATCCCCTTATCCGTCCCCAGCCGTTCCACCACCTCCTCCGCCACCCCCTCCGCCACCCCCTCCGCCCCCTCCACCACCTTCTCCAAAACCAAGTGAATGTGGAGACTTTTATTACTGTCCAGAAGATCAAACATGCTGCTGTGAGTTGCACTTCTTTggcatatgcttcattcagggatGCTGTCCTTATGAAAATGGTGTTTGCTGTCATGGATCAGAATTTTGTTGCCCAGCTAACTATCCCATTTGTGATGTTTATGAGGGTCTCTGCCTCAAG GATTACCGAGACAATATTGGAGTGGCAGCAAGGAAGAAAAGAATGGCCAAACACAAGTTACCATGGAGAGCTAACACTGAAGCAACAGAGGAAAGGGACCAAACTCTGAAATGGAAGAGAAATCATGTTGCTGCAATGCGTTGA
- the LOC104243850 gene encoding cysteine proteinase mucunain-like, protein MGNTQKAHLFLLLGFALFFILAAQPSPPVSPKPNECEDGLYYCPEHQTCCCGVDFYGMCLVHGCCPLENGVCCEGSNLCCPTDFPFCDVLEGTCHKDYGDKIGVAARKRRMAKFKLPWSSSGTKGVEEMDQTLRWKRNQFSAMR, encoded by the exons ATGGGGAATACACAAAAGGCCcacctttttcttcttcttggttTCGCTCTTTTCTTTATCTTAGCTGCGCAACCATCCCCTCCAGTTTCTCCAAAACCAAATGAATGTGAAGACGGCTTATATTATTGTCCAGAACATCAAACATGTTGCTGTGGTGTAGATTTCTATGGCATGTGCTTAGTTCATGGATGTTGTCCTCTTGAAAATGGGGTTTGCTGTGAGGGATCAAATTTATGCTGCCCAACTGACTTTCCATTTTGTGATGTTTTAGAAGGCACATGCCACAAG GACTATGGAGACAAAATTGGAGTTGCTGCAAGGAAGAGAAGAATGGCCAAGTTCAAGCTACCATGGAGTAGTAGTGGTACTAAAGGAGTAGAAGAGATGGACCAAACTCTCCGATGGAAGAGGAATCAGTTTTCCGCAATGCGCTGA